A region from the Malus domestica chromosome 07, GDT2T_hap1 genome encodes:
- the LOC114825769 gene encoding uncharacterized protein isoform X2 — MGISKIAYFLEFLGLEAQKAMPLVFQMSLNSTARTYRLATIIGQDKFSSGAIKSATDFQVYKEVAGLSPLDFGYTDNTAVTIQRTSFTVYRSTLQYQSTRETKIRGAAPPFNYSAT, encoded by the exons ATGGGTATTTCAAAGATTGCatattttttggaatttttagGCTTGGAAGCTCAAAAGGCTATGCCACTGGTATTTCAAAtg TCCTTGAATTCTACTGCCAGAACGTATCGTCTGGCCACAATTATAGGACAG GATAAATTTTCTTCTGGAGCTATAAAATCCGCAACAGATTTCCAAGTATACAAGGAGGTTGCTGGCCTTTCACCGCTTGACTTTGGTTACACAGATAACACTGCAGTTACCATACAAAG GACTTCATTTACCGTTTACAGGTCAACCCTGCAATACCAAAGTACAAGAGAAACAAAGATTAGAG GGGCTGCGCCGCCATTCAATTACTCGGCCACCTGA
- the LOC114825769 gene encoding uncharacterized protein isoform X1 — MGISKIAYFLEFLGLEAQKAMPLVFQMSLNSTARTYRLATIIGQDKFSSGAIKSATDFQVYKEVAGLSPLDFGYTDNTAVTIQRTSFTVYRSTLQYQSTRETKIRVLTTESIKKHSVGAAPPFNYSAT, encoded by the exons ATGGGTATTTCAAAGATTGCatattttttggaatttttagGCTTGGAAGCTCAAAAGGCTATGCCACTGGTATTTCAAAtg TCCTTGAATTCTACTGCCAGAACGTATCGTCTGGCCACAATTATAGGACAG GATAAATTTTCTTCTGGAGCTATAAAATCCGCAACAGATTTCCAAGTATACAAGGAGGTTGCTGGCCTTTCACCGCTTGACTTTGGTTACACAGATAACACTGCAGTTACCATACAAAG GACTTCATTTACCGTTTACAGGTCAACCCTGCAATACCAAAGTACAAGAGAAACAAAGATTAGAG TGTTAACTACTGAATCGATTAAAAAACATTCCGTAGGGGCTGCGCCGCCATTCAATTACTCGGCCACCTGA